Proteins encoded in a region of the Streptomyces sp. NBC_00258 genome:
- a CDS encoding sensor histidine kinase has product MVVAVAAHQLHNPLAALGALVHVLKEPPPGLTDEGRAELVGRIAERTARLQSLVRKLLTAARIDGAWQQGVPEAVAVLGFLLERIAESAARGRDLRLAVPAHLVARVDRVGFAEIFTNYLENALAYGREPVEITARATGGRIELSVVDHGPGVPESFVPHLFERYRRDPATAAATEGTGLGLWIARSLARANGGDAWYEPGRPSGAVFCVSLPQEPPSTRA; this is encoded by the coding sequence GTGGTCGTCGCGGTGGCCGCGCACCAACTGCACAACCCGCTCGCCGCCCTGGGCGCCCTGGTGCACGTACTGAAGGAGCCGCCGCCCGGTCTGACGGACGAGGGACGGGCGGAACTGGTCGGGCGGATCGCCGAGCGCACGGCCCGTCTGCAGTCGCTCGTCCGCAAACTGCTCACCGCCGCCCGCATCGACGGGGCGTGGCAGCAGGGGGTGCCGGAAGCGGTGGCGGTGCTGGGTTTCCTCCTGGAACGGATCGCCGAGTCCGCGGCCCGCGGCCGGGACCTGCGACTGGCGGTCCCGGCACATCTGGTGGCCCGTGTCGACCGGGTCGGCTTCGCCGAGATCTTCACCAACTACCTGGAGAACGCCCTCGCCTACGGCCGGGAGCCCGTGGAGATCACGGCGCGCGCCACCGGCGGACGCATCGAACTGTCCGTCGTGGACCACGGTCCCGGTGTGCCCGAGTCCTTCGTCCCGCACCTCTTCGAGCGCTACCGCCGGGACCCTGCCACGGCGGCGGCCACCGAGGGCACCGGCCTGGGTCTGTGGATCGCCCGCAGCCTGGCCCGCGCGAACGGCGGCGACGCCTGGTACGAGCCCGGCCGGCCGAGTGGCGCCGTGTTCTGCGTGAGCCTCCCTCAGGAGCCGCCCAGCACACGGGCGTAG
- a CDS encoding PAS domain-containing protein, whose product MTDDGPRDLYEAMMLAAPDGIVAVDADGCVRACNPAAAALLERPADELIGSVFGFPLVHGEATEVTLVLPNGRSKVVEMRVTLARLDGRHLYVAALRDGTRRRQADHVSSPPSNTRAWSSRWPRTNCTTRSPPWAPWCTY is encoded by the coding sequence ATGACTGACGACGGGCCGCGGGATCTGTACGAGGCCATGATGCTGGCCGCGCCGGACGGCATCGTCGCGGTGGACGCCGACGGATGCGTACGGGCCTGCAACCCGGCCGCGGCCGCGCTGCTGGAGCGCCCCGCGGACGAACTGATCGGCTCCGTGTTCGGCTTCCCGCTGGTCCACGGGGAGGCCACCGAGGTCACGCTGGTCCTGCCGAACGGCCGCAGCAAGGTCGTCGAGATGAGGGTCACCCTCGCCCGCCTCGACGGTCGTCACCTGTACGTGGCCGCGCTGCGCGACGGAACCCGCCGACGGCAGGCGGACCATGTCTCCAGTCCGCCCTCGAACACCAGAGCGTGGTCGTCGCGGTGGCCGCGCACCAACTGCACAACCCGCTCGCCGCCCTGGGCGCCCTGGTGCACGTACTGA
- a CDS encoding RidA family protein, translated as MAELTRISAPDGVAPAAAYTHVVMGTGRFVAVSGQLALDEDGKLVGEGDPAAQARQVFENLRRCLASAGATFDEVVKLTFFVTDMAYMPAVRAARDEHMSPDRLPAASAVQVAALVSPEFLMEIEAFALLPE; from the coding sequence ATGGCCGAACTGACACGCATCTCCGCCCCCGACGGGGTCGCCCCCGCCGCCGCGTACACCCACGTCGTCATGGGCACGGGCCGCTTCGTGGCGGTCTCGGGCCAGCTCGCTCTCGACGAGGACGGCAAGCTCGTCGGGGAGGGCGACCCGGCGGCGCAGGCCCGTCAGGTCTTCGAGAACCTGCGGCGCTGTCTGGCCTCGGCCGGGGCCACCTTCGACGAGGTGGTCAAACTGACCTTCTTCGTCACGGACATGGCGTACATGCCGGCCGTCCGCGCGGCCCGGGACGAGCACATGTCCCCCGACCGCCTCCCCGCCGCCTCGGCCGTGCAGGTCGCCGCCCTGGTGAGCCCGGAGTTCCTGATGGAGATCGAGGCGTTCGCGCTGCTGCCCGAGTGA
- a CDS encoding 3-hydroxyacyl-CoA dehydrogenase family protein: MATPLSDPSLSLSASPLKTVAVVGLGTMGTGIAEILAKAGREVVGIDISEAAAAQATATLESSTAHAVQRGRLTEQERDDSLARFVTSTDLRAAADADLVIEVAPESYDIKHQIFRELDGIVRPETILATGTNALSVTRLAADSARPERVLGLHFFNPAPAMKLVEVVSSVLTAPAAVAAVTDLALELGKEPVAVGDRPGFVADGLLFGYLNQAAAMYEAKYASREDIDAAMKLGCGLPMGPLALLDLIGVDTARTVLEAMYAESHDRLHAPSPILKQLSEAGLTGRKSGRGFYTYDAPGSASVVRDALTPLEGDSLVPGRTVRSVGVAGSGTMASGIAEVFAKAGYEVVLAARSEEKAQAAKARIGKSLSRSVDKGRMTAEAAAETLGRITPAGSYDAFADVDLALEAVAEDLEIKQQLFAVFDKVCKPGAILATTTSSLPVVACARATSRPQDVIGMHFFNPAPAMKLVEVVRTVLTADDVHATVREVCAKVRKHPVDCGDRAGFIVNALLFPYLNNAIKMVEEHYATLDDIDAAMKLGGGYPMGPFELLDVVGLDVSLAIEKVLHREFRDPGLAPAPLLEHLVAAGCLGRKTGRGFREYARR, from the coding sequence ATGGCCACTCCCCTGTCCGACCCTTCCCTGTCGCTCTCCGCGTCCCCGCTCAAGACCGTCGCCGTCGTCGGCCTCGGCACGATGGGGACCGGCATCGCCGAGATCCTGGCCAAGGCCGGCCGCGAGGTCGTGGGCATCGACATCAGCGAGGCCGCCGCCGCTCAGGCCACCGCCACCCTGGAGTCCTCGACCGCCCACGCCGTGCAGCGCGGGCGCCTCACCGAGCAGGAGCGCGACGACTCCCTCGCCCGCTTCGTCACGTCCACGGACCTGCGGGCCGCGGCCGACGCCGACCTGGTGATCGAGGTGGCTCCGGAGTCGTACGACATCAAGCACCAGATCTTCCGGGAGCTGGACGGCATCGTCCGCCCGGAGACGATCCTGGCGACCGGCACCAACGCCCTGTCCGTCACACGGCTGGCCGCCGACTCGGCCCGCCCCGAGCGGGTGCTGGGCCTGCACTTCTTCAACCCGGCTCCGGCGATGAAGCTGGTCGAGGTCGTCTCGTCCGTGCTGACCGCGCCGGCCGCCGTCGCCGCCGTCACGGACCTCGCCCTGGAACTCGGCAAGGAGCCCGTCGCGGTCGGCGACCGCCCCGGCTTCGTGGCCGACGGACTGCTGTTCGGCTACCTCAACCAGGCCGCCGCGATGTACGAGGCGAAGTACGCGAGCCGCGAGGACATCGACGCCGCGATGAAGCTGGGCTGCGGCCTGCCCATGGGCCCGCTCGCCCTGCTGGACCTGATCGGCGTCGACACCGCGCGTACGGTCCTGGAGGCCATGTACGCCGAGTCGCACGACCGGCTGCACGCGCCCTCCCCCATCCTCAAGCAGCTCAGCGAGGCGGGCCTGACCGGCCGCAAGTCGGGGCGCGGCTTCTACACGTACGACGCCCCGGGCAGCGCGAGTGTCGTGCGGGACGCGCTGACTCCCCTGGAGGGCGACTCGCTCGTGCCCGGCCGTACCGTGCGCTCGGTCGGCGTCGCGGGCTCCGGCACCATGGCGTCCGGTATCGCGGAGGTCTTCGCGAAGGCCGGGTACGAGGTCGTGCTGGCCGCGCGCAGCGAGGAGAAGGCGCAGGCCGCCAAGGCCCGTATCGGCAAGTCGCTCTCGCGCTCCGTCGACAAGGGCCGGATGACGGCCGAGGCCGCCGCCGAGACGCTGGGGCGGATCACTCCGGCGGGCTCGTACGACGCCTTCGCGGACGTCGATCTGGCGCTGGAGGCGGTCGCCGAGGACCTGGAGATCAAGCAGCAGCTGTTCGCGGTGTTCGACAAGGTCTGCAAGCCGGGAGCGATCCTGGCCACCACGACCTCGTCGCTGCCCGTCGTGGCCTGTGCCCGCGCCACCTCGCGGCCGCAGGACGTGATCGGCATGCACTTCTTCAACCCGGCCCCGGCGATGAAGCTGGTCGAGGTCGTGCGCACGGTCCTGACGGCCGACGACGTGCACGCAACGGTCCGGGAGGTCTGCGCGAAGGTCCGCAAGCACCCCGTGGACTGCGGCGACCGGGCCGGTTTCATCGTGAACGCGCTGCTGTTCCCGTACCTGAACAACGCGATCAAGATGGTCGAGGAGCACTACGCGACGCTCGACGACATCGACGCCGCGATGAAGCTCGGCGGCGGCTACCCGATGGGCCCCTTCGAGCTCCTCGACGTGGTCGGCCTGGACGTCTCGCTGGCCATCGAGAAGGTCCTGCACCGCGAGTTCCGTGACCCGGGCCTCGCCCCCGCGCCCCTCCTGGAGCACCTGGTGGCCGCGGGCTGCCTGGGCCGCAAGACGGGCCGCGGCTTCCGCG
- a CDS encoding GNAT family N-acetyltransferase, with amino-acid sequence MDERLRSPSPTLRVREMVLADCPRVAEIRVRGWQTAYKGMMPQAYLDGLDPAQDLGRLRARFEQAREGVVNLVAEWDGDIVGWACHGPYREGEVRTTDAELYAIYVDPDRLARGVGRALLRESTARCTAAGHGRMLLWVLQENASARRFYEKAGFAPDGVEEPFEVDGVEVPELRYARVLGGS; translated from the coding sequence ATGGACGAACGCCTCCGCTCCCCCTCGCCCACCCTTCGCGTCCGGGAGATGGTTCTGGCCGACTGTCCCCGCGTGGCCGAGATCCGCGTGCGCGGCTGGCAGACGGCGTACAAGGGGATGATGCCGCAGGCGTACCTCGACGGGCTCGACCCGGCGCAGGATCTCGGGCGTCTGCGGGCCCGCTTCGAGCAGGCCCGTGAGGGCGTGGTGAACCTGGTCGCGGAGTGGGACGGCGACATCGTCGGCTGGGCGTGCCACGGACCGTACCGGGAAGGCGAAGTCCGCACCACGGACGCCGAGTTGTACGCGATCTACGTGGACCCCGACCGGCTCGCGCGCGGTGTGGGCCGCGCCCTGCTGCGGGAGTCCACCGCCCGCTGCACGGCAGCGGGGCACGGCCGGATGCTGCTGTGGGTGCTCCAGGAGAACGCGAGCGCGCGCCGCTTCTACGAGAAGGCCGGCTTCGCACCGGACGGCGTGGAGGAGCCCTTCGAGGTGGACGGTGTCGAGGTGCCGGAGCTGCGCTACGCCCGTGTGCTGGGCGGCTCCTGA
- a CDS encoding response regulator, whose protein sequence is MIRVLVVEDQRALADALAIAIAAQPDLDCGDAVGTVDEALREAARRPPSVVLMDIHLPGRDGIEGTRLLKAAHPSTRVVVLTADATPDQLARAVTAGASAFLAKHSAFGDILTAIRTTADGKLLVEESTLAARLSEQRWERSGLTRREHEVLALLAQGHGLKVIADRLVLSRHTVRGHVKSVLVKLGAHSQLEAVVTATRLGILPRPTA, encoded by the coding sequence ATGATCCGCGTGCTCGTGGTCGAAGACCAGCGCGCGCTGGCCGACGCCCTGGCCATCGCCATCGCGGCGCAGCCCGACCTGGACTGCGGTGACGCGGTGGGCACGGTCGACGAGGCGTTGCGGGAGGCGGCCCGTCGGCCGCCCTCCGTGGTGCTCATGGACATCCATCTGCCGGGCAGGGACGGCATCGAGGGCACCCGGCTGCTGAAGGCCGCTCATCCCTCGACCCGGGTGGTCGTCCTCACCGCGGACGCCACCCCCGACCAGCTGGCACGGGCGGTGACGGCGGGCGCCTCGGCCTTCCTCGCCAAGCACAGCGCCTTCGGGGACATCCTCACCGCGATCCGGACCACGGCCGACGGCAAGCTCCTGGTGGAGGAGTCCACACTGGCGGCGCGGCTGTCCGAGCAGCGGTGGGAGCGGAGCGGGCTGACCCGCCGGGAGCACGAGGTGCTGGCCCTGCTCGCCCAGGGGCACGGTCTCAAGGTGATCGCGGACCGGCTCGTGCTCAGCCGGCACACGGTGCGCGGGCATGTGAAGAGCGTCCTGGTGAAGCTGGGCGCCCACAGCCAGCTGGAGGCCGTGGTCACGGCGACACGACTGGGCATCCTGCCGCGCCCGACCGCATGA
- a CDS encoding adenylosuccinate lyase: protein MDEELRSLTQRLRHEAGAAASYSYERLASTDDLDELADVLIAPEQRLWARELAAFRLGLAGDRRAFEALVLLLNHRDPQRCASAAHALARLGDPRTARAAAALATNELRVAYALHPVRLLVELRAPESVPALITTLARRFRPHDPYRRVAIACVDGLGALGDERARPVLNEALAHPPLAQAAAGALKRLPAQRAPRG from the coding sequence ATGGACGAAGAGTTGCGATCGCTCACCCAGCGCTTACGGCACGAGGCGGGCGCGGCTGCGTCGTACTCGTACGAACGGCTGGCCTCGACCGACGACCTCGACGAACTGGCCGACGTGCTCATCGCGCCCGAACAGCGGCTCTGGGCGCGGGAGTTGGCCGCTTTCCGGCTCGGTCTCGCCGGGGACCGGCGAGCCTTCGAGGCACTCGTCCTGCTGCTCAACCACCGTGACCCGCAGCGCTGCGCGTCCGCCGCGCACGCCCTGGCCCGGCTCGGCGACCCGCGCACGGCCCGCGCGGCGGCCGCCCTGGCCACCAACGAACTGCGCGTCGCCTACGCGCTCCATCCCGTACGGCTCCTGGTCGAGTTGCGCGCCCCCGAGTCCGTACCCGCGTTGATCACGACCCTGGCCCGCAGGTTCCGCCCGCACGACCCGTACCGCCGTGTCGCCATCGCATGCGTGGACGGCCTCGGCGCCCTGGGCGACGAACGGGCCCGCCCCGTCCTGAACGAGGCCCTCGCCCATCCGCCGCTGGCCCAGGCGGCGGCCGGTGCGCTGAAGAGACTGCCGGCGCAGCGAGCGCCACGCGGATAG